One Streptomyces sp. NBC_00223 genomic window carries:
- a CDS encoding NAD(P)/FAD-dependent oxidoreductase has product MLSPARRHGVAVFTDVVVVGAGLAGLAAAQHLIAGGLTVTVLEAAERVGGRMATDSVAGFRLDHGPQLLNTSYPELRRTPGLRDLSLAPLAPGALVRGAGRGYRVGDPRGARAAFSSARAPIGSALDKARLGTTLNRLAATPISRLAARTETSAAEALAARGFAPRTVEGFLRPLLAALLSDPELTSSSRVADLVLRGFARGRTCLPVGGAARLPERLAATLPPGTVRLGTRVSRIAANAVLTEDGTELPCRAVVVATDARTAAVLLPGLRTPAFHQVTVAHHAAPEAPVREPVLVLDADRLGPVSHTYPASTIDPTRAPAGRALITSVILGPPPDGDNDKAILAHLAELYDTPTDRWELLALRTDPDAVPAMPAPHDLRRPVRLLAGLYVCGDHRDTSTVQGALLSGRRAALSALRDLGLRTPGSGPAEQTDPTDDEEAA; this is encoded by the coding sequence GTGCTCTCACCAGCACGCCGTCACGGCGTGGCCGTTTTCACCGATGTGGTCGTGGTCGGCGCGGGACTCGCCGGCCTGGCCGCCGCACAGCATCTGATCGCCGGGGGCCTGACGGTCACCGTACTCGAGGCCGCCGAGCGGGTCGGCGGGCGTATGGCCACCGACTCGGTGGCGGGGTTCCGGCTCGACCACGGGCCGCAGTTGCTCAACACGTCCTATCCGGAGCTGCGCCGCACCCCGGGCCTGCGTGACCTGTCGCTCGCGCCCCTGGCGCCGGGCGCGCTGGTCCGCGGGGCCGGGCGCGGCTACCGGGTGGGCGATCCGCGCGGCGCCCGGGCCGCGTTCAGCTCCGCCCGCGCGCCGATCGGCTCGGCGCTGGACAAGGCGCGGCTCGGCACGACCCTCAACCGCCTCGCGGCCACGCCGATCTCCCGGCTGGCCGCCCGTACCGAGACCAGCGCGGCCGAGGCGCTGGCCGCGCGGGGTTTCGCGCCCCGCACGGTCGAGGGCTTTCTGCGGCCGCTGCTGGCCGCGCTGCTCTCCGACCCGGAGCTGACCTCGTCCAGCCGGGTCGCCGACCTGGTGCTGCGCGGCTTCGCCCGGGGCCGCACCTGCCTGCCGGTGGGCGGCGCGGCCCGGCTGCCGGAACGGCTGGCGGCGACGCTGCCGCCGGGGACCGTACGGCTCGGCACGCGCGTGTCGCGTATCGCGGCGAACGCGGTGCTCACCGAGGACGGCACCGAACTCCCGTGCCGGGCCGTGGTGGTGGCCACGGACGCGCGTACCGCGGCCGTACTGCTGCCGGGGCTGCGGACGCCGGCCTTCCACCAGGTCACCGTGGCGCACCACGCGGCGCCCGAGGCGCCGGTGCGCGAGCCCGTGCTCGTCCTGGACGCCGACCGGCTCGGCCCGGTCTCGCACACGTACCCGGCCAGTACGATCGACCCCACCCGGGCCCCGGCCGGACGCGCGCTGATCACCTCGGTGATCCTCGGGCCGCCGCCGGACGGCGACAACGACAAGGCGATCCTGGCGCACCTCGCCGAGCTGTACGACACCCCCACCGACCGCTGGGAGCTGCTGGCCCTGCGGACCGACCCGGACGCCGTGCCCGCGATGCCCGCGCCGCACGACCTGCGCCGCCCGGTACGGCTGCTGGCGGGCCTGTACGTGTGCGGCGACCACCGCGACACCAGTACGGTCCAGGGCGCCCTGCTCTCCGGCCGCAGGGCCGCCCTGAGCGCCCTGCGCGACCTGGGCCTGCGCACCCCGGGCAGCGGCCCGGCGGAACAGACGGACCCGACGGACGACGAGGAGGCCGCGTAA